The genome window GGCAATATGGTGATGGATGCCATTGTGCGGCAAGCAACGGACGGGCGGCAGCATTATGATCCGAGTGGAAGCATTGCCGCACAGGGGAAGGTCGATCAGGGTCTGGTAGACCTGTGTTTGGAGGATGAGTATTTCAAACGACTCCCGCCGAAAAGTACCGGGCGGGAAGTATATGGCGCCGCGTATGCAGTGAGACTGATGGAGATGGCCGCAGCACGTTCCTTAACGCTGGAAGATACGCTGGCTACTGCCACCTGTCTGACCGCGGAGACCATCGTACGTGCAGTGAAGGATTTTATCCTGCCCAAAGTGCACATATCGGCCATGCTCGCCTGCGGTGGTGGCACTTCAAATGCCACCTTAATGGAGATGATCCGTCATAGACTTCCAAAGGAGATCCGTTTGGAACGAACAGCAGATTACGGCATACCGGATGATGCTCGGGAAGCCATTGGATTTGCTTTACTTGGCCATGAGGCACTTATGGGCAGAACCAATACACTCCCGGCAGTAACCGGCGCGAGACATGCCGTAATCTCAGGCAACCTGACACTTTAGTAAGACCTGACCTTCGAATGGAGTTCAGTTATGGAAGGACAAGGAATTCAATTAGACGCGAGTGAAATTATAAGATAAAATGCTTGTACATGAATGCAGTATGGAAAGGAGGAGCGAATGGAGAGCATGAAAGGTGGACTTGTACGTTTACGCGCATTAATGGATGACCTGACCCCATCGGAGCGGAAGATCGGAGCTTATATTCTCGATCACCCACAAGAAACCGTCCAGTCCTCGGTGGCACAGTTATCCGAACGTAGCGGGGGCAGCCCGGCAGCTATTATTCGTCTCTGCAAATCGCTCGGGGTAGCAGGTTTCCAGGAACTGAAGCTTAAGATTGCTGGAGATTTACAGACGGATGAGCAATATAATTATACGGAGATTCGTCCCCAGGACTCCATGGAGAGCATTATTCAGCATGTGTCCGCAAATAATATTCAGTCAGTGAAGGATACGGTTCATATTCTGGACCCACGTCTGGTGGAAAAGGCTGTGGACGTGCTTCATCGGGCAAACCGGATTTTTTTCTATGGGGTAGGGGCCTCGAACCTGATTGCGCTGGATGCACATTACAAGTTCATGCGAATCAATCGCACAAGCTTTTCGTTTGCCGATCCACATATGCAGATTTCGTCTGCAACGACGCTCCGCGAAGATGACGCGGTGGTATGTATCTCGTATTCAGGAGAGACATCGAATGTAATCTCCTGTCTGAAGC of Paenibacillus sp. FSL R5-0517 contains these proteins:
- a CDS encoding MurR/RpiR family transcriptional regulator; amino-acid sequence: MKGGLVRLRALMDDLTPSERKIGAYILDHPQETVQSSVAQLSERSGGSPAAIIRLCKSLGVAGFQELKLKIAGDLQTDEQYNYTEIRPQDSMESIIQHVSANNIQSVKDTVHILDPRLVEKAVDVLHRANRIFFYGVGASNLIALDAHYKFMRINRTSFSFADPHMQISSATTLREDDAVVCISYSGETSNVISCLKHAHEGGAATISITKWGSNTLSSMADVPLMITSTESDIRSGATSSRIAQLNVIDILYLAIASRDYNQSVEYLEKSRQAILEHK